A genomic segment from Spirosoma sp. SC4-14 encodes:
- the ilvD gene encoding dihydroxy-acid dehydratase has product MTQILNKYSRTLTEREDQPGSQAMLYGAGLTETTIHYPQIGIASAGYAGNPCNMHLNSLADIISQGMEAEKLVGFTFHTIGVSDSISMGTEGMKFSLPSRDLIADCIETVASAQWYDGVVAVMGCDKNMPGSIMAMGRLNRPALMVYGGSSLSGHHNGQKISILSSFEAYGAKVAGLIDAAEMQAIIRHACPGAGSCGGMYTANTMSSSIEALGLSLPYSSSYPATSAEKRQECAGVAKAMKHLLERDLKPRDIVTAKSLENALVVVMALGGSTNAVLHYLAIARAFGLPLELADFQRISDQVPLIADLRPSGKYLMEDVHESGGTPAILKILLEEGLLHGDCLTVTGQTLRQNLENIPDWNNDKKILVPFNQPLKKTGHIQILYGNLAPGGSVAKITGKEDEFFQGPARVFDREPAVIEAIKAGQVRAGEVVVIRYEGPKGGPGMPEMLKATSAIMGAGLGNQVAVITDGRFSGGTHGFVVGHITPEAYEGGVIGLIQDGDLISIDAVNNRLDVALSDEEIRQRRTTWQRPPARYTSGVLAKYGRLVASASQGCVTDALTIDLTEPARVSQV; this is encoded by the coding sequence ATGACCCAGATTCTGAATAAATACAGCCGAACGCTCACCGAACGCGAAGATCAGCCCGGCTCACAGGCCATGCTCTACGGAGCCGGACTCACCGAAACCACGATCCATTACCCACAGATTGGGATTGCTAGCGCAGGCTACGCCGGTAATCCCTGTAACATGCACCTCAATAGCCTGGCCGATATTATTTCGCAGGGTATGGAAGCCGAAAAGCTTGTCGGGTTTACGTTCCATACCATTGGCGTGAGTGATTCCATCAGCATGGGTACCGAAGGCATGAAGTTCTCATTGCCCTCCCGCGATTTGATTGCCGATTGCATTGAAACGGTCGCTTCGGCTCAGTGGTACGATGGGGTGGTGGCCGTCATGGGCTGCGATAAAAACATGCCCGGCTCCATCATGGCAATGGGCCGACTGAACCGCCCGGCGCTGATGGTGTATGGGGGCAGTTCGTTGTCGGGGCATCACAATGGCCAGAAAATTAGCATCCTGTCGTCGTTTGAAGCGTATGGCGCCAAGGTAGCTGGTTTGATTGACGCAGCCGAAATGCAGGCTATCATCCGCCACGCTTGCCCGGGAGCGGGGTCTTGCGGAGGTATGTACACGGCCAATACCATGTCGTCGTCTATTGAAGCGCTGGGGCTGAGCCTGCCTTACAGTTCGTCATACCCGGCCACCAGTGCCGAAAAACGGCAGGAGTGCGCTGGCGTAGCAAAAGCCATGAAGCACCTGCTGGAACGGGACCTCAAACCCCGCGACATTGTTACGGCCAAGTCGCTGGAAAATGCGCTGGTCGTGGTGATGGCGCTGGGAGGCTCCACAAACGCCGTCCTTCACTACCTCGCCATTGCCCGGGCGTTTGGACTGCCGCTGGAACTAGCCGATTTTCAGCGCATCAGCGATCAGGTTCCGCTGATTGCTGACCTGCGGCCCAGCGGCAAGTACCTGATGGAAGATGTACACGAAAGCGGAGGTACGCCTGCCATCCTGAAAATCCTGCTTGAAGAAGGGCTATTGCACGGCGACTGCCTGACCGTAACGGGGCAGACTCTGCGCCAAAATCTGGAGAACATACCAGACTGGAACAACGACAAGAAGATTCTCGTACCGTTCAATCAGCCCCTGAAAAAGACGGGCCACATCCAGATTCTCTACGGCAACCTCGCTCCCGGGGGCTCAGTTGCCAAGATCACGGGCAAGGAAGACGAATTCTTTCAGGGACCCGCTCGCGTGTTCGACCGCGAACCGGCGGTTATCGAAGCGATCAAAGCTGGACAGGTAAGGGCAGGTGAGGTGGTGGTGATCCGATACGAAGGGCCGAAAGGTGGTCCCGGTATGCCGGAAATGCTGAAAGCGACGTCGGCTATCATGGGGGCCGGTTTGGGTAACCAAGTCGCTGTAATCACTGACGGGCGATTCTCGGGTGGTACGCATGGTTTTGTGGTCGGTCATATTACGCCCGAAGCCTACGAGGGCGGAGTAATTGGGCTAATTCAGGACGGGGACCTCATTTCGATTGATGCCGTCAACAACCGGCTCGACGTAGCGCTCTCGGATGAAGAGATCCGTCAACGACGAACAACCTGGCAGCGACCACCAGCCCGGTATACGAGTGGGGTGCTGGCCAAATACGGTCGCCTGGTGGCATCGGCCTCCCAAGGGTGCGTAACCGATGCCTTAACGATCGATCTAACTGAGCCCGCGCGGGTAAGCCAAGTGTAA